A genomic window from Carassius auratus strain Wakin chromosome 19, ASM336829v1, whole genome shotgun sequence includes:
- the xkr8.3 gene encoding XK-related protein 8.3: protein MNCETLPKYSLLDFVFTLIGVCTFLFDVGSDLWVAKEFYTHGEFVWFGVFVGFMLISSVVVQLFSWFWLQYDRGLKDFESQASAGNLVLFSGAKRVKLLLFLHVCQLGFFIRHISAIWQGFRVWRRKGCGSEYAVYMTHDLSMLRLIETFCESAPQLTLMMYIILRSDHARLVQYVSVGASTTSVAWMVVDYHRSLRSFLPDKDNQGWLSSVVYFFWNLFLIGPRVASVALFASVLPCFIAAHFLLLWPILVLWAWRQGTNFMDSPAGERLYRATIGLIWYFSWFNVVEGDTRDRSLIYHMFIITDTSILLTTWWLYRDAEMTQSYAFSLIISIPLCYVLGLSIKVLYYCCFHPKLWRPADSGKATYDVTDGVEPSVDVQADSASVHTFNKRMGRHAATFYTTNTSSTVKTKESETTNAVVL, encoded by the exons ATGAACTGTGAGACGTTACCCAAGTATTCCTTGCTGGATTTTGTATTCACGCTCATCGGCGTGTGCACGTTTCTGTTTGACGTGGGCTCGGATCTGTGGGTGGCGAAGGAGTTCTACACGCATGGAGAGTTCGTGTGGTTCGGGGTCTTTGTGGGCTTCATGCTCATATCCTCTGTCGTCGTTCAGCTCTTCAGCTGGTTTTGGCTGCAGTATGATCGCGGTTTGAAGGACTTTGAGTCTCAAGCGTCCGCCGGGAACCTAGTTTTGTTCAGTGGAGCGAAAAGAGTAAAATTGTTGCTTTTCCTGCATGTGTGTCAGCTGGGCTTCTTCATCAG GCACATATCAGCTATCTGGCAGGGTTTTCGTGTGTGGAGGCGAAAGGGTTGTGGGTCTGAGTATGCAGTTTATATGACTCATGACCTCAGCATGCTGCGGCTCATTGAGACGTTCTGTGAGAGCGCTCCACAGCTCACCCTCATGATGTACATCATACTGCGAAGCGATCACGCAAGACTGGTCCAAT ATGTGAGTGTGGGTGCCTCCACTACCTCTGTAGCCTGGATGGTGGTGGATTATCACCGGTCACTTCGTTCATTTCTACCCGACAAGGACAATCAAGGTTGGTTGTCATCTGTGGTCTACTTCTTCTGGAACCTCTTTCTGATTGGCCCCCGTGTGGCTTCGGTTGCTCTCTTTGCCTCTGTGTTGCCCTGCTTCATCGCTGCTCACTTCCTGCTTCTGTGGCCCATCTTGGTGTTATGGGCCTGGAGGCAGGGCACCAATTTCATGGACAGTCCAGCAGGGGAACGGCTCTACCGGGCCACTATAGGGCTCATCTGGTACTTCAGCTGGTTTAACGTGGTTGAAGGAGACACCAGGGACAGGAGTCTGATCTACCACATGTTTATAATCACAGACACTAGCATCCTGTTGACCACATGGTGGTTGTACCGAGATGCAGAGATGACCCAGTCGTATGCCTTCAGTCTGATAATCTCCATCCCACTTTGTTATGTCTTGGGTCTGTCGATAAAAGTTCTCTACTATTGCTGTTTTCACCCCAAACTGTGGCGGCCTGCAGATTCGGGAAAAGCAACATATGATGTAACGGATGGAGTGGAGCCTTCTGTGGATGTTCAGGCCGACAGTGCTTCTGTTCACACCTTTAACAAGAGGATGGGCCGACATGCTGCTACCTTCTACACAACAAACACCTCATCAACAGTTAAAACAAAGGAAAGTGAAACAACTAATGCAGTGGTACTTTAA
- the LOC113119239 gene encoding C-type lectin domain family 4 member F-like produces the protein MSESIYSNVITDRTWDMDRGTKANHTPQHKGSDSVQIRSFRTAAVCLLLLCVLLLTAVIVLCVYIHTKNTTCTEETHKLLTKINNLTEQSDLLLTKNINMTNERNGLVINNDILTKERDQFNRERNNLQKIINETDSWVHPTISLYFMSSTKKSWAESRRDCTERGADLIIINNREEQDFVTNITDKGEFWIGVTDAEEEGRWKWVDGTNMTSGFWASSGHIREPNGGGQENCAVTYLKKNPELIGWLDVDCNGAYQWICEKRSRA, from the exons ATGTCTGAGAGTATTTACAGCAATGTGATCACTGACAGAACATGGGATATGGACAGAGGCACCAAGGCAAACCATACACCTCAACACAAAG GAAGTGATTCAGTACAGATTAGAAGTTTCAGAACAGCTGCAGTGTGTTTGTtgctgctgtgtgttcttctgtTGACTGCGGTCATAGTGCTGTGTGTCTACATCCATACAAAGAACACAACCTGCACAGAAGAGACACACAAGCTACTAACCAAGATTAACAACCTCACAGAACAGAGTGACCTGCTTCTAACCAAGAACATAAACATGACAAATGAAAGGAATGGATTAGTAATCAACAATGACATCCTGACTAAAGAAAGAGACCAGTTCAATCGAGAGAGGAATAACCTGCAAAAGATTATCAATGAAACAG ATAGTTGGGTACACCCTACTATCAGCTTATACTTCATGTCCTCAACGAAGAAGAGCTGGGCTGAGAGCAGAAGAGACTGTACAGAAAGAggagcagatctgatcatcataaACAACAGAGAGGAACAA GATTTTGTTACAAATATTACTGATAAAGGAGAATTCTGGATTGGTGTGACTGACGCCGAGGAAGAGGGCAgatggaaatgggttgatggcaCCAACATGACTTCTGG GTTCTGGGCATCCAGTGGACATATAAGAGAGCCAAATGGAGGAGGACAAGAGAATTGTGCtgtgacttatttaaaaaagaaccctGAATTAATAGGGTGGCTCGATGTTGATTGCAATGGTGCTTATCAATGGATCTGTGAGAAGAGATCTCGTGCCTAA